A genomic window from Thermithiobacillus tepidarius DSM 3134 includes:
- a CDS encoding macro domain-containing protein translates to MSTLRAEHHTDAGQAIQVRQGDLTRETVDAVVNAANAHLAHGGGVAAAIVRAGGQAIQDESDRWVAENGPVPTGQVAVTGAGALPARHVIHAVGPIWEGGDADEDTLLHSAVWQSLLKAHALRLASIALPAISSGIFGFPKARCAAILIGTALEFCERNPDSPLRQIRFVLRDAESVSLFEAQLRRQGSSRPAE, encoded by the coding sequence ATGAGCACGCTCAGGGCGGAACACCACACCGACGCCGGCCAGGCCATCCAGGTCCGGCAGGGGGATCTGACCCGGGAAACGGTCGATGCCGTCGTCAACGCCGCCAATGCCCATCTGGCCCACGGTGGCGGGGTGGCGGCGGCGATCGTGCGGGCCGGCGGCCAGGCAATCCAGGACGAGAGCGACCGCTGGGTGGCGGAGAACGGGCCGGTGCCGACCGGCCAGGTGGCGGTCACCGGGGCCGGCGCCCTGCCCGCCCGCCATGTCATCCATGCGGTCGGCCCGATCTGGGAAGGCGGCGACGCCGATGAGGACACCCTGCTGCACTCGGCGGTCTGGCAAAGCCTCCTCAAGGCCCACGCGCTGCGGCTCGCCAGCATCGCCCTGCCGGCCATCAGCAGCGGCATCTTCGGCTTCCCGAAGGCGCGCTGCGCGGCGATCCTGATCGGGACTGCCCTCGAGTTTTGCGAACGGAATCCGGACAGTCCCTTGCGCCAAATCCGCTTCGTGCTGCGCGATGCGGAAAGCGTCAGCCTCTTCGAAGCTCAGCTGCGCCGGCAAGGCAGCTCCAGGCCCGCCGAGTAG
- a CDS encoding cold-shock protein, whose translation MATGTVKWFNESKGFGFITPDDGGEDLFAHFSAIQAQGFKTLREGQKVSFDVTTGPKGKQASNIRPLD comes from the coding sequence ATGGCAACTGGTACTGTCAAGTGGTTCAACGAATCCAAGGGCTTCGGCTTCATCACCCCCGATGACGGCGGTGAGGACCTGTTCGCGCATTTCTCCGCCATCCAGGCACAGGGCTTCAAAACCCTCCGTGAAGGCCAGAAGGTATCCTTCGACGTCACCACGGGGCCCAAGGGCAAACAGGCTTCGAACATTCGCCCCCTGGACTGA
- the moeA gene encoding molybdopterin molybdotransferase MoeA — translation MSKAPSCCDDFDPQAQTVDSALARILEALTPVAGREQVPLLGAYDRVLAADLLSPVDVPAWANSAMDGYALRAVDGDAPRRVVGTSLAGHPFAGMVDAGECVRIMTGAPMPAGADTVVMQEHVTRDGDQVRLSGAPKAGDNVRHAGEDLRHGSLAVPAGTLLRPATVGVLASLGIGEISVYRRLRVAFFSTGDELQPVGAPLAPGQIYDSNRYTLHGMLRRLGAQPLDLGRVPDDPAALEQALREASSMADVVITSGGVSVGEADFVKDLLERLGRVNFWKINMKPGRPLAFGEINGATFFGLPGNPVSVMATFYQFVRPALLKRMGMAQVEPLPLLRVRCLDTLKKRPGRVEFQRGRLQRDANGEWVVRSTGSQGSHVLSSMSSANCFIVLPQESPGVEAGGVVEVQLWEGLV, via the coding sequence ATGAGCAAAGCGCCGAGCTGCTGTGATGATTTCGATCCGCAAGCCCAGACCGTGGACAGCGCCCTGGCCCGCATCCTGGAGGCGCTGACGCCCGTCGCGGGCCGCGAGCAGGTGCCGCTGCTGGGCGCCTACGACCGGGTGCTGGCCGCGGATCTGCTCTCGCCCGTGGACGTGCCGGCCTGGGCCAACTCGGCCATGGACGGCTATGCCTTGCGCGCGGTCGACGGCGACGCCCCGCGCCGGGTGGTCGGCACGAGCTTGGCTGGTCACCCCTTCGCGGGCATGGTGGATGCCGGCGAATGCGTGCGCATCATGACCGGCGCGCCCATGCCCGCAGGCGCCGACACGGTGGTGATGCAGGAGCACGTGACCCGCGACGGCGATCAGGTCCGGCTGAGCGGCGCGCCCAAGGCGGGCGACAATGTCCGTCATGCGGGCGAGGACTTGCGCCATGGCAGCTTGGCGGTGCCCGCCGGCACCCTGCTGCGGCCGGCCACGGTCGGCGTGCTCGCCTCGCTCGGGATCGGCGAAATCAGCGTTTACCGCCGCCTGCGAGTGGCTTTCTTCTCCACCGGCGACGAACTGCAGCCGGTAGGCGCGCCGCTCGCCCCCGGCCAGATCTACGACAGCAACCGCTATACCCTGCACGGCATGCTGCGCCGCCTGGGTGCCCAACCGCTGGATCTGGGGCGCGTGCCGGATGACCCCGCCGCCCTGGAGCAGGCGCTGCGGGAGGCGAGCAGCATGGCGGACGTGGTGATCACGAGCGGCGGCGTGTCCGTGGGCGAGGCGGACTTCGTCAAGGACCTGCTGGAACGCCTGGGCCGGGTCAATTTCTGGAAAATCAACATGAAGCCGGGCCGGCCGCTGGCCTTCGGCGAGATCAACGGCGCCACCTTCTTCGGGCTGCCGGGCAACCCGGTCTCGGTGATGGCCACCTTCTATCAATTCGTGCGCCCGGCCCTGCTCAAGCGCATGGGCATGGCGCAGGTGGAGCCGCTGCCGCTTTTGCGGGTGCGCTGCCTGGACACGCTGAAAAAGCGCCCCGGCCGCGTGGAGTTCCAGCGTGGCCGTCTGCAACGCGATGCGAACGGCGAATGGGTGGTGCGCAGCACCGGCAGCCAGGGCTCGCACGTGCTGAGCTCCATGAGCAGCGCCAACTGCTTCATCGTCCTGCCGCAGGAAAGCCCGGGAGTGGAAGCGGGCGGCGTGGTGGAAGTGCAGCTCTGGGAGGGGCTGGTGTAG
- the mobB gene encoding molybdopterin-guanine dinucleotide biosynthesis protein B: protein MIVLGIAGFSGSGKTTLLTRVIPLLVQRGVRIAVIKHAHHDFDADTPGKDSYRLRHAGASQTLVASHRRWALFTELPEPQEPALEVLLAQLDPARSDLVLVEGMRHGGHAKLEVHRPALGHRLLAAEDDWIVAVASDAPVASGRPRLDLNDIPAVADFIYRFWEGQR, encoded by the coding sequence GTGATCGTACTGGGCATCGCCGGCTTCAGCGGCAGCGGCAAGACCACCCTGCTGACCCGGGTCATCCCCCTGCTGGTGCAGCGCGGCGTGCGCATCGCAGTGATCAAGCATGCCCATCATGATTTCGACGCGGACACGCCCGGCAAGGACAGCTACCGCCTGCGCCACGCGGGCGCGAGCCAGACGCTGGTGGCTTCGCACCGGCGCTGGGCGCTCTTCACCGAGTTGCCCGAGCCGCAGGAGCCGGCGCTCGAGGTGCTGCTGGCTCAGCTCGATCCGGCGCGCAGCGACCTCGTGTTGGTGGAGGGCATGCGCCACGGGGGACATGCGAAGCTTGAGGTGCACCGCCCCGCGCTGGGCCACCGCCTGCTGGCGGCAGAGGACGACTGGATCGTCGCGGTGGCCAGCGACGCGCCGGTGGCCAGCGGGCGCCCGCGCCTGGATCTCAACGACATCCCCGCCGTGGCCGATTTCATTTACCGTTTTTGGGAAGGACAACGATGA
- the mobA gene encoding molybdenum cofactor guanylyltransferase MobA encodes MPDDAHSPPRPITGLILAGGAGRRMGGQDKGWLPWHGMPLVHHAVACLQDQVTELLISANRHLGDYAALGFPVLADETPDYGGPLMGLRQGLAAARQPWLLSVPVDAPRLPDDLVPRLWAQHEAAPLVLARTPGGPQPVVCLCRRDLLPHLESYLAAGGRQVQGWYRDLPHVWVDFDEDAFFNCNYPEDLQA; translated from the coding sequence ATGCCAGACGATGCCCATTCCCCGCCCCGCCCCATCACCGGCCTGATCCTGGCCGGCGGCGCGGGTCGGCGGATGGGGGGGCAGGACAAGGGGTGGCTGCCATGGCATGGCATGCCGCTGGTTCACCATGCCGTGGCATGCCTGCAGGATCAGGTGACGGAACTGCTGATCAGCGCCAACCGCCATCTGGGGGATTACGCCGCCCTCGGCTTTCCGGTGCTCGCCGACGAGACTCCCGACTACGGCGGTCCGCTCATGGGACTGCGGCAAGGTCTGGCGGCGGCCCGGCAACCCTGGCTGCTGAGCGTGCCGGTGGACGCACCCCGGCTGCCCGATGACTTGGTGCCGCGCCTGTGGGCACAGCACGAGGCGGCGCCCCTGGTGCTGGCACGCACGCCGGGCGGGCCGCAGCCGGTGGTCTGCCTGTGCCGCCGGGACCTGCTGCCCCATCTGGAAAGCTACCTGGCCGCCGGCGGCCGCCAGGTGCAGGGCTGGTACCGGGACCTGCCCCACGTCTGGGTCGACTTTGACGAGGACGCCTTCTTCAACTGTAATTATCCCGAGGATTTGCAAGCGTGA
- a CDS encoding GTP-binding protein yields MHFSAGEAVLAAPQSPRKRPKLLLVGSPGAGKTTAIKAFSSIPPVSTEARSSELDIRYFKESTTVALDYGYFVLNSGAKVDLYAAPGQERFSFMWEILSQHCTGLVLLVDATRPDPQADLRFFLDRFHALVGPVPTIVGINKSDGHGFDQVQGIRDCVRAHGQPLRAETVDVRNPIHVKRLILTLLRAVDPRLLQVAAGA; encoded by the coding sequence ATGCATTTCTCGGCCGGCGAGGCTGTGCTCGCAGCGCCGCAGTCGCCACGCAAGCGTCCCAAGCTGTTGCTGGTCGGCAGTCCGGGAGCGGGCAAGACCACCGCGATCAAGGCTTTCAGCAGCATTCCACCGGTCAGCACCGAAGCCCGCAGCTCGGAGTTGGACATCCGCTATTTCAAGGAAAGCACCACGGTGGCGCTGGACTACGGCTACTTCGTCCTGAACTCGGGCGCCAAGGTGGACCTCTACGCCGCACCCGGCCAGGAGCGCTTTTCCTTCATGTGGGAGATCCTGAGCCAGCATTGCACGGGATTGGTGCTGCTGGTGGACGCCACCCGCCCGGACCCGCAAGCGGATTTGCGCTTTTTTCTCGACCGTTTCCACGCGCTCGTCGGCCCCGTGCCGACCATCGTCGGCATCAACAAGTCCGACGGCCATGGCTTCGATCAGGTGCAGGGCATCCGGGACTGCGTCCGGGCGCACGGCCAGCCCCTGCGCGCGGAAACGGTGGACGTGCGCAATCCCATTCACGTCAAACGGCTGATTCTCACCCTGTTGCGGGCCGTCGATCCCCGCCTGCTCCAGGTCGCCGCCGGCGCCTGA
- a CDS encoding diacylglycerol/lipid kinase family protein gives MLIVNPVAGRHARQVGEQVRRHLESRETCLCRQTGSRGAATAFAREAAALGVRAVIVVGGDGTVNEVINGLAGSGVPLLIIPAGTTNVFAREMALPGDPLAALALLEQGRARALSLGRINGRYFMLMAGIGFDAEVVSRVSLGLKRRLGRWAYVLVGLRTLAGYKGHALRVIADGHCWSAGALVAGNARLYGGPFSITPRADTHDALLDVCIFSGQGPLKMLKYAWEIMRGVHLRDPEVTYLRCAELEVEAKPPAYVQVDGELLGRTPCRIAVCPDAITIFLPQEQAKGGTAECA, from the coding sequence ATGCTGATCGTCAACCCGGTGGCCGGCCGGCACGCCCGGCAGGTGGGCGAGCAGGTCCGGCGCCATCTCGAATCCCGGGAGACATGCCTTTGCCGGCAGACCGGCAGTCGCGGCGCGGCCACCGCCTTCGCCCGCGAGGCCGCCGCCCTCGGGGTGCGCGCGGTGATCGTCGTCGGCGGCGATGGCACGGTCAATGAGGTGATCAACGGGTTGGCCGGCAGCGGCGTGCCCCTGCTGATCATTCCGGCCGGCACCACCAATGTCTTCGCCCGCGAGATGGCGCTGCCCGGCGATCCGCTGGCGGCCTTGGCGCTGCTGGAGCAGGGGCGCGCGCGGGCACTGAGCCTGGGGCGCATCAACGGCCGCTACTTCATGCTGATGGCGGGCATCGGCTTTGACGCCGAGGTCGTATCCCGGGTCAGCCTCGGCTTGAAGCGCCGTCTGGGCCGCTGGGCTTACGTGCTGGTGGGCCTGCGCACCCTGGCGGGCTACAAGGGGCATGCGCTGCGCGTGATCGCCGACGGGCACTGCTGGTCGGCGGGAGCCTTGGTGGCGGGCAATGCGCGCCTCTACGGCGGGCCGTTCTCCATCACACCTAGGGCTGATACCCACGACGCCTTGCTGGATGTATGTATCTTCTCGGGACAAGGCCCGCTTAAAATGTTGAAATACGCATGGGAGATCATGCGGGGGGTTCACCTGCGGGATCCCGAGGTCACCTACCTGCGTTGCGCCGAGCTCGAAGTAGAGGCCAAACCGCCGGCCTACGTGCAGGTGGACGGTGAACTCCTGGGCCGCACGCCCTGTCGAATTGCTGTCTGCCCTGATGCGATAACTATATTTTTGCCGCAAGAACAAGCAAAGGGGGGTACTGCGGAATGCGCCTGA
- a CDS encoding DUF2249 domain-containing protein: MQLIGTFDLRSEPSATRQTRLYYLAEDLQPGQYFEIQTDDDPGIIMESVALQLRHKIIWEILSAAPGDWRIKVQHRDDAESLSLTDFLRQAQERLDRTLAKAMHACNEGRVELAPPFVREYDQGFRRFMHLESRFLPQQIPLPDDPRIRDAVSGILAEYPRLLEDFLAVEAAFEEDSLPEAWEVAPFFSLLSGALAKHEARKEKFLYPVWESMLNRPENAALKAQLVERCKEILAGAEDARQ; encoded by the coding sequence ATGCAACTCATCGGCACTTTCGATCTCCGCAGCGAACCCAGCGCCACCCGGCAGACCCGCCTCTATTACCTGGCGGAGGATCTGCAGCCCGGCCAGTATTTCGAAATCCAGACCGACGACGATCCCGGCATCATCATGGAAAGTGTGGCGCTGCAGCTGCGCCACAAAATCATCTGGGAGATCCTGTCGGCCGCGCCGGGCGACTGGCGGATCAAGGTGCAGCACCGCGACGATGCCGAAAGTCTGAGCCTCACCGATTTCCTGCGCCAGGCCCAGGAGCGCCTCGACCGCACCCTGGCCAAGGCCATGCACGCCTGCAACGAGGGCCGGGTGGAACTGGCCCCGCCCTTCGTGCGCGAATACGACCAGGGCTTTCGCCGCTTCATGCACCTGGAATCCCGCTTCCTGCCCCAGCAGATCCCCCTGCCCGACGATCCGCGCATCCGTGACGCCGTCAGCGGCATCCTGGCCGAATATCCCAGGCTCCTGGAGGACTTCCTGGCGGTCGAAGCCGCCTTCGAGGAGGATAGCCTGCCGGAAGCCTGGGAAGTCGCACCCTTTTTCAGCCTGCTCTCCGGCGCACTGGCCAAGCACGAGGCGCGCAAGGAAAAATTCCTGTATCCGGTGTGGGAATCCATGCTGAACCGGCCTGAGAACGCGGCACTCAAGGCGCAGCTGGTGGAGCGCTGCAAGGAGATCCTGGCCGGCGCGGAGGACGCCCGGCAGTAA
- a CDS encoding ChaB family protein, translated as MPYRSTTDLPDRVKSHLPAHAQEIYMKAFNHAWEEYAHKEDREATAHRVAWSAVEKAYRKAGERWVPK; from the coding sequence ATGCCTTACCGCAGCACGACGGACCTGCCGGACCGGGTCAAAAGCCACCTGCCCGCCCACGCCCAGGAGATTTACATGAAGGCCTTCAACCACGCCTGGGAGGAATACGCCCACAAGGAAGACCGGGAGGCCACGGCCCATCGGGTCGCCTGGTCGGCGGTGGAGAAGGCGTACAGGAAGGCGGGGGAACGCTGGGTGCCAAAGTAG
- the queG gene encoding tRNA epoxyqueuosine(34) reductase QueG yields MHTIDPSAYATMDLLRLARDIKAWARELGFQAAAISDTELGEAEARLLDWLAKGYHGEMDYMARHGAKRARPAELQPGTLRVISVRMNYRPPHARDGWEVLADGSRAHIARYALGRDYHKVLRRRLQQLADRIQDAVGPFSYRVFTDSAPVMEVELAQKAGLGWRGKHTLLLSREAGSWFFLGELFTDLPLPVDPPDGSYCGSCQACLDICPTQAIVAPFELDARRCISYLTIEHPGAIPEAFRPLIGNRVYGCDDCQLACPWNKFAQDTGEADFRVRHGLDDVSLVELFAWSEEEFHRKLAGNAIHRIGYERWLRNLAVGLGNAPAGPEVIGALAARAAHPSALVREHVAWALARQRRRT; encoded by the coding sequence ATGCATACGATCGATCCATCCGCCTACGCCACCATGGACCTCCTCCGCCTCGCGCGCGACATCAAGGCCTGGGCCCGGGAGCTCGGCTTCCAGGCCGCTGCCATCAGCGACACGGAACTCGGGGAGGCGGAAGCCCGCCTGCTGGACTGGCTCGCCAAGGGCTATCACGGCGAAATGGATTACATGGCCCGGCACGGCGCCAAGCGCGCCCGGCCCGCCGAACTGCAACCGGGCACCCTGCGCGTCATCTCCGTGCGCATGAACTACCGCCCGCCCCATGCCCGGGACGGCTGGGAAGTGCTGGCGGACGGCAGCCGGGCCCACATCGCCCGCTATGCCCTCGGCCGCGACTACCACAAGGTGCTGCGCCGGCGCCTGCAGCAGCTTGCCGACCGCATCCAGGACGCCGTCGGGCCCTTCAGCTATCGCGTCTTCACCGACAGCGCGCCGGTGATGGAGGTGGAGCTGGCGCAGAAGGCGGGGCTCGGCTGGCGCGGCAAGCACACCCTGCTCTTGAGCCGCGAGGCCGGCTCCTGGTTCTTCCTCGGCGAGCTCTTCACGGACCTGCCGCTGCCCGTCGACCCGCCGGACGGGAGCTACTGCGGCTCCTGCCAAGCCTGCTTGGACATCTGTCCCACCCAGGCCATCGTGGCGCCCTTTGAGCTCGATGCCCGGCGCTGCATCTCCTATCTCACCATCGAGCACCCGGGCGCCATCCCGGAAGCCTTTCGCCCGCTCATCGGCAACCGGGTCTACGGCTGCGACGATTGTCAGCTCGCCTGCCCCTGGAACAAGTTCGCCCAGGACACGGGCGAGGCGGATTTCCGGGTGCGCCATGGCCTGGACGACGTCAGCCTTGTCGAGCTCTTCGCCTGGAGCGAGGAAGAATTCCACCGCAAGCTCGCCGGCAACGCCATTCACCGCATCGGCTACGAGCGCTGGCTGCGCAACTTGGCGGTGGGGCTGGGCAATGCGCCCGCTGGTCCCGAGGTGATCGGCGCCCTGGCGGCGCGGGCTGCGCACCCTTCGGCGCTCGTGCGCGAGCACGTGGCCTGGGCGCTGGCGCGCCAGCGGCGCCGCACCTAG
- a CDS encoding glycosyltransferase family 4 protein, whose protein sequence is MRLTLVTETFPPEVNGVAMTLGRWVEAFRARGHAVQVIRPRQAGEAAAPTLVPGLALPFYREVRIGLAGAGHLRRLLAQASTELVHIATEGPLGWAALRAAERLGLSIASSFHTNFDHYAGHYRLGSFETLARTYLRHFHNRTEVTLVPSESTRARLLSQGFQRVEIWSRGVDGALYHPRHRDAALRASLGLGPDDPLLLYVGRLAYEKNLPVLLDAFQRLRERLPAPQRDKLRLALVGGGPLLARLQAATPAGVVLAGVQRGADLSRWYASADIFAFPSCSETFGNVVLEAQASGLPVVAFDSPGVNERVAHGQDGLLVPPSADLAEPLAALCQDPSRRRALGFAARRQAERQSWEHVFDGLEQRYLHLLTQDPDAFATMQGASK, encoded by the coding sequence ATGCGCCTGACGCTGGTGACGGAAACCTTTCCGCCGGAAGTCAATGGCGTTGCCATGACGCTGGGGCGCTGGGTGGAAGCATTCCGCGCGCGCGGCCACGCCGTCCAGGTGATCCGTCCCCGGCAGGCGGGCGAAGCGGCCGCGCCGACGCTCGTGCCCGGCTTGGCGTTGCCCTTTTATCGTGAGGTGCGCATTGGCTTGGCCGGCGCGGGCCACCTCCGCCGTCTTCTGGCGCAGGCATCCACGGAGCTCGTGCACATCGCCACCGAGGGCCCCCTGGGCTGGGCCGCCCTGCGCGCCGCCGAGCGTTTGGGTCTGTCCATCGCCAGCAGTTTCCATACCAATTTCGATCACTACGCGGGCCACTACCGACTGGGTTCCTTCGAAACCCTGGCCCGCACCTATCTGCGCCACTTCCACAACCGCACCGAGGTCACTCTCGTGCCCAGCGAGAGCACCCGCGCGCGCCTGCTGTCCCAGGGCTTCCAGCGCGTGGAGATCTGGTCGCGCGGGGTGGACGGCGCGCTCTACCATCCGCGTCACCGAGATGCGGCGCTGCGGGCCAGCCTGGGGCTGGGGCCTGACGACCCGCTGCTGCTTTATGTGGGGCGTCTCGCCTACGAGAAAAACCTGCCGGTGCTGCTGGATGCTTTCCAGCGCCTGCGCGAACGCCTGCCGGCACCGCAGCGGGACAAGTTGCGTTTGGCCCTGGTGGGCGGCGGGCCGCTGCTGGCACGCCTGCAGGCCGCCACGCCCGCCGGCGTGGTGCTGGCGGGGGTGCAGCGGGGCGCCGATCTGAGCCGCTGGTACGCCAGCGCCGACATTTTCGCCTTTCCGTCCTGCAGCGAGACCTTCGGCAACGTGGTGCTGGAAGCGCAGGCCAGCGGCCTGCCGGTGGTGGCTTTCGACAGCCCCGGCGTCAACGAGCGGGTGGCGCACGGCCAGGACGGCCTGCTGGTGCCCCCGTCGGCGGATCTGGCCGAACCCTTGGCCGCGCTTTGTCAGGACCCGTCGCGCCGCCGCGCCCTGGGCTTCGCCGCCCGCCGCCAGGCGGAGCGCCAGAGCTGGGAGCACGTGTTTGATGGTCTGGAACAGCGGTACCTGCATCTCTTGACGCAAGATCCGGATGCTTTCGCCACCATGCAAGGAGCGTCGAAATGA
- the leuB gene encoding 3-isopropylmalate dehydrogenase has translation MSKKIAVLPGDGIGPEIVAEAVKVLAYLRDEQGLDISMAEAPVGGAAIDATGVPLPDSTLQLALNADAVLLGAVGGPKWEPLPHAVRPERGLLGLRKRLDLFANLRPATVYPQLVAASPLKPELVSGIDILVVRELTGDIYFGEPRGVERLPDGSRRGYNTMVYSEAEIARIAHVAFKAARGRQKKVCSVDKANVLETTELWREVVTEIGRRDYPDVELSHMYVDNAAMQLIRWPRQFDVIVTGNIFGDILSDEASQLTGSIGMLPSASLGDKYGMYEPIHGSAPDIAGQGIANPIATILSAAMMLRYSLNEPVWAERIEAAVSRVLDQGLRTPDIYAEGTRKVGTAEMGDAILAALRQGGQG, from the coding sequence ATGAGCAAGAAAATCGCAGTGTTGCCCGGCGACGGCATCGGCCCCGAGATCGTGGCCGAGGCGGTCAAGGTGCTGGCCTATTTGCGCGACGAGCAGGGCCTGGACATCAGCATGGCGGAAGCGCCCGTGGGCGGCGCGGCCATCGACGCCACCGGCGTGCCGCTGCCGGACAGCACCCTGCAGCTGGCGCTCAACGCCGACGCCGTGCTGCTGGGCGCCGTGGGCGGGCCCAAGTGGGAGCCGCTGCCGCACGCCGTGCGTCCCGAGCGCGGCCTGCTGGGCCTGCGCAAGCGGCTCGATCTCTTCGCCAACCTGCGTCCGGCCACGGTCTATCCGCAATTGGTGGCCGCCTCGCCCCTGAAGCCCGAGCTGGTGTCCGGCATCGACATCCTGGTGGTGCGCGAGCTCACCGGCGACATCTATTTCGGTGAGCCGCGCGGGGTGGAGCGGCTTCCCGACGGCAGCCGGCGCGGCTACAACACGATGGTGTACTCCGAGGCGGAGATCGCGCGCATCGCCCACGTGGCCTTCAAGGCGGCGCGCGGCCGTCAGAAGAAGGTCTGCTCCGTGGACAAGGCCAACGTGCTGGAGACCACCGAGCTGTGGCGCGAGGTGGTCACCGAGATCGGCCGCCGCGATTACCCGGACGTGGAACTGAGCCACATGTACGTGGACAACGCCGCCATGCAGCTCATCCGCTGGCCGCGCCAGTTCGACGTGATCGTGACCGGCAACATCTTCGGCGACATCCTGTCCGACGAGGCCAGCCAGCTCACCGGCTCCATCGGCATGCTGCCATCGGCCTCGCTGGGCGACAAATACGGCATGTACGAGCCCATCCACGGCTCCGCCCCGGACATCGCCGGCCAGGGCATCGCCAATCCCATCGCCACCATCCTGTCCGCCGCCATGATGCTGCGCTATTCCCTGAACGAGCCGGTCTGGGCGGAGCGCATCGAGGCGGCGGTCAGCCGGGTGCTGGACCAGGGCCTGCGCACGCCGGACATTTACGCGGAGGGTACGCGCAAGGTCGGCACCGCGGAAATGGGCGACGCCATTCTGGCCGCCCTGCGCCAAGGCGGCCAGGGGTAA
- the sixA gene encoding phosphohistidine phosphatase SixA: protein MEIIFMRHGKAEDPASRPSDFERELTAEGRQKVKAAARGLARCLLGAQHLRIWSSPLPRARQTAELVAEALGDVTVDLNELIPAGDFSGLVRAWSALDEDAQLLIVGHEPHLSHWVARMAGVVLPMKPAAVAGLEVRADKPQEGKLRWFAHPDVLARLGG from the coding sequence ATGGAAATCATCTTCATGCGCCACGGCAAGGCGGAGGACCCCGCCAGCCGGCCCTCGGACTTCGAGCGCGAACTCACCGCCGAGGGGCGCCAGAAGGTGAAGGCGGCGGCCCGGGGCTTGGCGCGTTGCCTGCTGGGCGCCCAGCACCTGCGCATTTGGTCCAGCCCGTTGCCGCGCGCCCGGCAAACGGCCGAACTCGTCGCCGAAGCATTGGGCGACGTGACCGTGGACTTGAACGAACTCATCCCGGCCGGCGACTTCAGCGGCCTGGTGCGCGCCTGGTCGGCCTTGGACGAGGATGCGCAACTGCTCATCGTCGGCCATGAGCCGCACCTGAGCCATTGGGTGGCGCGTATGGCCGGCGTGGTCCTGCCCATGAAGCCCGCCGCCGTGGCGGGACTGGAGGTCAGGGCGGACAAGCCCCAGGAGGGCAAGCTGCGCTGGTTTGCGCATCCGGACGTGCTCGCGCGCTTGGGAGGCTGA
- a CDS encoding phosphatase PAP2 family protein, which produces MSALGERVILHECRILRWLNHGLERSLFCSTMVFASRLGDGVAWYTLVMVVLWWQGLAAWRGLLAASIATGVCIALFKLVKRRTSRPRPFEVMADLHTALPPLDDWSFPSGHAMNAFSAAVVVQIFFPALALVIWPLAVLIAVSRVALGLHYPSDVVVGAALGALIAGASSYAVLSLFPY; this is translated from the coding sequence ATGAGTGCCTTGGGAGAACGGGTGATTCTGCACGAGTGCCGCATCCTGCGTTGGCTCAACCACGGGCTGGAGCGCAGCCTGTTTTGCAGTACCATGGTTTTCGCCAGCCGCCTGGGCGACGGCGTGGCCTGGTATACGCTGGTCATGGTGGTGCTCTGGTGGCAGGGCCTGGCGGCCTGGCGCGGCCTGCTGGCCGCCAGCATCGCCACCGGCGTCTGCATCGCCCTTTTCAAGCTGGTGAAGCGGCGCACCTCGCGCCCGCGCCCGTTCGAGGTGATGGCCGATCTGCATACCGCCCTGCCGCCCCTGGACGACTGGTCCTTCCCCTCCGGCCATGCCATGAATGCTTTCAGCGCCGCGGTGGTGGTGCAGATCTTCTTCCCGGCCCTGGCGCTCGTCATCTGGCCGCTGGCGGTGCTGATCGCCGTGTCGCGGGTGGCGCTGGGCCTGCATTATCCATCGGACGTGGTGGTGGGCGCGGCGCTCGGCGCGCTGATCGCGGGCGCCAGCAGCTACGCCGTGCTGAGTCTCTTTCCCTACTGA